In the genome of Thunnus maccoyii chromosome 15, fThuMac1.1, whole genome shotgun sequence, one region contains:
- the e2f3 gene encoding transcription factor E2F3, which yields MSSELGQKKAKRRLELEAGDPQELQDGGKTAKAKKPSLSHTGGKTSAPNSIARKSLFERSRYDTSLGFLTQRFAELLSRSANGVLDLNVAAQELNAPKRRVYDVTNVLEGIQLIKKKSKNYIEWLGGQINVPGDQELTALIEEERKLDELIQSCKWQVHQMCEDRHSRRFAYLTYEDVQTIPSLKEQTVIVIKAPAETKLEVPHPGESLQVHLSSTQGPIEVFLCSDDPIPMEATDGSVANDSQSNSSTNGNNSVSPSFVQVSSKDYANHTSDVNSISSPLSQLTQHSSPVTVTPVSPLPTSLQSPSEDQQSFVTLTPPLAFSLDGEEYVLSLAEDEGITDLFSSVDLGHLPMDMPLL from the exons ATGAGCTCAG AATTAGGTCAGAAAAAG GCAAAGAGAAGGCTGGAGCTGGAAGCCGGTGACCCCCAGGAACTTCAGGATGGTGGCAAGACCGCCAAAGCCAAGAAGCCCTCTCTGTCCCACACAGGAGGAAAGA CTTCCGCCCCCAATTCCATAGCGCGTAAGTCCCTGTTCGAGAGGTCGCGCTATGACACCTCGCTCGGGTTCTTGACGCAGAGGTTTGCGGAACTGCTTAGCCGATCTGCTAACGGGGTGTTGGACCTAAACGTAGCGGCCCAGGAGCTCAATGCTCCCAAGAGACGCGTCTACGATGTCACTAATGTCCTGGAGGGGATCCAGCTCATCAAAAAGAAGTCTAAAAACTACATTGAGTGGTT gggTGGTCAAATTAATGTACCCGGAGATCAAGAGCTAACAGCTCTCatagaagaggagaggaagctgGATGAGTTGATCCAAAGTTGTAAGTGGCAGGTTCACCAGATGTGTGAAGACCGCCACAGTCGCAG ATTTGCCTATTTGACCTACGAGGATGTTCAAACAATTCCCAGCTTGAAAGAACAGACTGTGATTGTGATCAAAGCCCCAGCAGAGACGAAACTGGAGGTGCCACACCCAGGAGAG AGCCTCCAGGTCCACCTCAGCAGCACTCAGGGGCCAATTGAGGTGTTCCTCTGCTCTGATGACCCCATCCCTATGGAGGCCACAGATGGCTCTGTGGCCAATGACAGCCAGTCTAATTCGTCCACCAATGGGAACAACTCTGTATCCCCCTCGTTTGTCCAAGTGTCTTCCAAAG ACTATGCTAACCATACTTCGGATGTAAATAGTATCTCCAGTCCGCTTTCCCAGCTGACACAACACTCATCACCGGTTACTGTCACCCCTGTGTCTCCCCTGCCCACCTCCCTCCAATCCCCCTCTGAAGACCAGCAGAGCTTTGTTACCCTCACTCCACCTCTGGCCTTTTCTCTTGATGGAGAAGAGTACGTCCTGAGCTTGGCTGAGGATGAGGGCATCACTGacctcttctcctctgttgACCTTGGCCATTTGCCCATGGACATGCCCCTTCTCTGA
- the srfbp1 gene encoding serum response factor-binding protein 1 gives MIYTMDKVEKMLSLAEEEEVEEVEEEEAEEEEDGSDKEAESGDNEEKEEEAMPQTADKTEKKTPLPVQPKDKKQTGVLNLNNEVVKMRKEVKRLRALTSRKLTRQIAALKKKKGKETDIERNQRRAARLLEEIHAMKTLSPDLVTKTALQKNLNFEQVCKNPKSTISDRAVARIATHPQFSKKIEDIKAAVNAFKEERMKELNQGDIKRVQNQDGKMTLQSPVRGGRKREEEEEEEEEEEDSAVEQKEMADSEEGDGPLKNSKDITIAKPAKDMGKKTPSADAGDDQKKKMLETKSERPASAKNSQVKDVEKNNPQSQTAEKKPNLSPEVLQTKKDEEESDLEESDDEEKEYFDDSTEERFHKQSSQSEESDGDDDFFLGKVSKFKKKKKSVEGEEKKHEVKELSTEKLKASDQVQSELDELEARLKSKATKLQSVFCSSLSKSKSSRGGGAGRGGDKFRGQGKQKPGSGLNRDFSKQSKFQKQDDGTAGDLGGRHESQERGFASAGRGRGRGRGRGRGDGTRQNDRRGGGVFSQQAPQQALHPSWEASKKRKEQQGQILAFQGKKIKFDDDD, from the exons ATGATATATACCATGGACAAGGTAGAGAAAATGCTGTCGTTagctgaggaagaagaggtggaagaggtggaggaagaagaagcagaagaagaggaagatggaagTGACAAAGAAGCAGAAAGCGGGGAtaatgaggaaaaagaagaagaagcaatgCCACAGACCGcagataaaactgagaaaaagactCCGTTGCCTGTTCAACCTAAAGACAAAAAGCAGACCGGGGTCCTGAACCTCAACAATGAGGTGGTGAAGATGAGAAAAGAAGTGAAGAGGCTGAGGGCTCTGACCAGCAGGAAGCTGACACGTCAGATTGCTgccctgaagaagaagaaggggaaagAGACGGATATTGAGAGGAACCAGAGGAGAGCTGCCAGACTGCTGGAGGAGATCCATGCGATGAAGACTCTCTCACCAGACCTG GTGACCAAGACCGCCTTACAGAAGAATCTCAACTTTGAACAGGTGTGTAAAAACCCCAAGTCAACTATCTCTGACCGGGCTGTAGCACGCATCGCCACCCACCCTCAGTTCAGCAAGAAGATTGAGGACATCAAGGCTGCTGTGAACGCCTTCAAAGAGGAGAGAATGAAGGAACTAAATCAGGGAGATATAAAGAGGGTGCAAAATCAAGATGGAAAAATGACTTTGCAGTCACCAGTCaggggaggaagaaagagagaggaggaggaggaggaggaggaggaggaggaggacagcgCAGTGGAGCAGAAGGAAATGGCAGACAGTGAGGAAGGAGATGGCCCTctcaaaaactcaaaagatATAACTATTGCTAAACCTGCAAAAgacatggggaaaaaaactccTTCAGCTGATGCTGGTgatgatcaaaagaaaaaaatgctagAGACTAAGAGTGAGAGACCAGCATCAGCAAAAAATAGTCAAGTAAAGGATGTTGAGAAAAATAACCCACAAAGTCAAACTGCAGAAAAGAAACCCAATCTGAGTCCTGAGGTGCTTCAGACAAAGAAAGATGAGGAAGAGAGTGATTTAGAGGAGTCAGACGATGAAGAGAAAGAGTACTTTGATGACAGCACAGAGGAACGTTTCCACAAGCAGTCGTCCCAGTCAGAGGAGAGCGACGGCGATGATGACTTCTTTTTGGGAAAAGTGAGCAAAttcaagaaaaagaagaaaagtgtaGAAGGGGAGGAGAAGAAGCATGAAGTGAAAGAGCTttcaacagaaaaactgaaagctTCAGACCAGGTCCAGAGCGAACTCGATGAGCTCGAGGCCAGGCTGAAGTCTAAAGCGACCAAGCTTCagtctgttttctgttcttcCTTGTCTAAATCTAAGTCCAGTAGGGGTGGAGGTGCAGGCAGAGGTGGGGATAAATTTAGGGGCCAAGGGAAACAGAAGCCTGGCAGTGGTCTAAATAGAGATTTTAGCAAACAATCCAAGTTCCAAAAGCAGGATGACGGTACAGCAGGAGATTTAGGTGGACGTCATGAGTCGCAGGAGAGGGGCTTCGCCTCGGCCGGCAGAGGGAGGGGGCGAGGTAGGGGGCGAGGGCGAGGTGATGGTACAAGACAGAATGATCGTAGGGGTGGAGGTGTCTTTTCCCAACAAGCACCACAACAGGCACTGCATCCATCCTGGGAGGCCagtaagaaaagaaaggagCAGCAAGGACAAATTCTGGCCTTCCAAGGGAAGAAGATCAAGTTTGACGATGATGACTGA
- the maco1a gene encoding macoilin-1 isoform X1, whose amino-acid sequence MKRRNADCSKLRRPLKRNRITEGIYSSTFLYLKFLVVWVLVLLADFVLEFRFEYLWPFWLFIRSVYDSFRYQGLAFSVFFVCVAFTSDIICLLFIPVQWLFFAASTYVWVQYVWHTERGVCLPTVSLWILFVYIEAAIRFKDLKNFHVDLCRPFAAHCIGYPVVTLGFGFKSYVSYKMRLRKQKEVQKENEFYMQLLQQALPPEQQMLQRQEREAEEAALAKGISEVEPSVISQNGAPPGKKSTSVPLPELEYREKGKDSTAKEREGKKQNTIGINNNSIIHALDSKLQETEYIENYVGTKRLNNDLAGENTHADTNTHSASKEEMGGTGKNYKNASGGGGNISNSSPRNHSSTNGSVPPGSSSSKNEKKQKGAGKGQKDPVENCIPNNQLGKPDALVRLEQDVKRLKADLQANRQLESELRSQLSSLSSQDRSLRSELGQLRQDNELLQNKLHSAVQAKQKDKQTISQLEKRLKAEQEARALAEKQLAEERKRKKMEEATAARAVALAAATRVESTDSLRGRIRELETECKKLSMDMKLKEEQIRDLEGKCQELRKYKENEKDTEVLMSALSAMQEKTQHLENSLSAETRIKLDLFSALGDAKRQLEIAQGQIHQREQEIAELKQKIAEVMAVMPSLSYSSDGSNLSPVTPHYSSKFMDNSPSSLDPNASVYQPLKK is encoded by the exons ATGAAGCGGCGCAATGCGGACTGCAGCAAACTCCGACGGCCGTTAAAACGGAACCGAATCACCGAGGGTATATATAGCAG TACGTTCCTGTACCTGAAGTTCCTGGTAGTGTGGGTGTTGGTTCTCTTGGCTGACTTTGTGTTGGAGTTCAGGTTTGAGTACCTGTGGCCCTTCTGGCTTTTCATTCGAAGTGTCTACGACTCCTTCAGATATCAAGGACTG GCATTCTCAGTCTTCTTCGTATGTGTGGCGTTTACATCAGACATCATCTGCCTCCTCTTCATCCCCGTCCAATGGCTGTTTTTCGCTGCCAGCACCTACGTATGGGTCCAGTATGTCTGGCACACAG agagaggagtcTGTCTTCCTACTGTATCGCTGTGGATCCTCTTTGTGTACATCGAAGCTGCCATCCGCTTCAAAGATCTGAAGAACTTTCATGTAGACCTGTGCCGACCTTTTGCTGCTCACTG TATCGGCTATCCAGTGGTGACTCTGGGCTTCGGCTTTAAGAGCTACGTCAGCTACAAGATGCGACTGAGGAAACAGAAAGAAGTGCAAAAGGAGAATGAATTCTACATGCAGCTTCTACAACAGGCTCTACCACCAGAGCAACAGATGCTGCAGAGACAggagagggaggcagaggagg cTGCTTTAGCTAAAGGGATCTCAGAGGTCGAACCCTCAGTAATATCCCAAAACGGAGCGCCTCCTGGCAAGAAAAGCACTTCAGTCCCGTTACCAGAACTGGAGTACCGGGAAAAAGGGAAGGACAGTACCGCGAAAGAGCGCGagggcaaaaaacaaaacacaatcgGAATCAATAACAACAGTATTATACACGCACTGGACTCCAAACTACAGGAGACAGAGTATATTGAGAACTACGTCGGGACAAAGAGACTGAATAACGACCTGgcaggagaaaacacacacgCCGATACCAACACACACTCTGCTTCTAAAGAGGAAATGGGGGGAACGGGAAAGAACTACAAAAATGCCAGCGGAGGTGGTGGCAACATTTCCAACTCATCTCCGCGCAATCACAGTTCCACAAACGGGAGCGTCCCGCCAGGTTCCTCAAGCAGTAAGAATGAGAAAAAGCAGAAGGGGGCAGGGAAGGGTCAGAAGGACCCAGTGGAGAACTGCATCCCCAACAACCAGCTGGGCAAGCCGGACGCTTTAGTACG GCTGGAGCAGGACGTGAAGCGTCTGAAGGCAGATCTTCAGGCTAACAGACAGTTGGAGTCAGAGTTGCGGAGTCAGCTTTCTTCTCTGAGCAGCCAGGACCGCAGCCTTCGCTCTGAACTGGGCCAGCTCCGCCAGGACAACGAGCTGCTACAGAACAA gCTCCACAGTGCCGTCCAGGCCAAGCAGAAGGATAAGCAGACCATCTCCCAGCTGGAGAAGAGGCTAAAGGCTGAGCAGGAGGCTCGGGCCTTGGCTGAGAaacagctggctgaggagaggaagaggaagaagatggaggAGGCCACTGCTGCCAGAGCCGTAGCTTTAGCTGCTGCCACAAG AGTGGAGTCCACTGATTCCCTGCGTGGTCGTATCAGAGAGCTGGAGACAGAGTGCAAGAAGCTCAGCATGGACATGAAACTTAAGGAGGAACAGATTAGGGATCTAGAGGGCAAGTGTCAG GAGCTGCGGAAATATAAAGAAAACGAGAAGGACACAGAGGTGTTGATGTCTGCGCTGTCAGCCATGCAGGAGAAGACACAGCACCTGGAGAACAGCCTGAGTGCCGAGACCAGGATCAAACTGGACCTCTTCTCTGCACTGGGGGACGCCAAGAGGCAGCTGGAGATAGCACAAG GCCAGATCCACCAGAGGGAGCAGGAGATCGCAGAGCTGAAGCAGAAGATAGCAGAGGTGATGGCAGTGATGCCCAGTCTGTCCTACTCGTCAGACGGCAGCAACCTCAGCCCCGTCACCCCACATTACTCCTCCAAGTTCATGGACAATAGTCCCTCCTCCCTGGACCCCAACGCCTCAGTCTACCAGCCCCTCAAAAAGTGA
- the maco1a gene encoding macoilin-1 isoform X2, with protein MPADKRDDINLLIDGKSEKGNQLCTNTFLYLKFLVVWVLVLLADFVLEFRFEYLWPFWLFIRSVYDSFRYQGLAFSVFFVCVAFTSDIICLLFIPVQWLFFAASTYVWVQYVWHTERGVCLPTVSLWILFVYIEAAIRFKDLKNFHVDLCRPFAAHCIGYPVVTLGFGFKSYVSYKMRLRKQKEVQKENEFYMQLLQQALPPEQQMLQRQEREAEEAALAKGISEVEPSVISQNGAPPGKKSTSVPLPELEYREKGKDSTAKEREGKKQNTIGINNNSIIHALDSKLQETEYIENYVGTKRLNNDLAGENTHADTNTHSASKEEMGGTGKNYKNASGGGGNISNSSPRNHSSTNGSVPPGSSSSKNEKKQKGAGKGQKDPVENCIPNNQLGKPDALVRLEQDVKRLKADLQANRQLESELRSQLSSLSSQDRSLRSELGQLRQDNELLQNKLHSAVQAKQKDKQTISQLEKRLKAEQEARALAEKQLAEERKRKKMEEATAARAVALAAATRVESTDSLRGRIRELETECKKLSMDMKLKEEQIRDLEGKCQELRKYKENEKDTEVLMSALSAMQEKTQHLENSLSAETRIKLDLFSALGDAKRQLEIAQGQIHQREQEIAELKQKIAEVMAVMPSLSYSSDGSNLSPVTPHYSSKFMDNSPSSLDPNASVYQPLKK; from the exons ATGCCTGCAGATAAAAGAGACGATATTAACTT ACTGATTGATGGCAAGTCAGAAAAAGGAAACCAGCTGTGCACAAA TACGTTCCTGTACCTGAAGTTCCTGGTAGTGTGGGTGTTGGTTCTCTTGGCTGACTTTGTGTTGGAGTTCAGGTTTGAGTACCTGTGGCCCTTCTGGCTTTTCATTCGAAGTGTCTACGACTCCTTCAGATATCAAGGACTG GCATTCTCAGTCTTCTTCGTATGTGTGGCGTTTACATCAGACATCATCTGCCTCCTCTTCATCCCCGTCCAATGGCTGTTTTTCGCTGCCAGCACCTACGTATGGGTCCAGTATGTCTGGCACACAG agagaggagtcTGTCTTCCTACTGTATCGCTGTGGATCCTCTTTGTGTACATCGAAGCTGCCATCCGCTTCAAAGATCTGAAGAACTTTCATGTAGACCTGTGCCGACCTTTTGCTGCTCACTG TATCGGCTATCCAGTGGTGACTCTGGGCTTCGGCTTTAAGAGCTACGTCAGCTACAAGATGCGACTGAGGAAACAGAAAGAAGTGCAAAAGGAGAATGAATTCTACATGCAGCTTCTACAACAGGCTCTACCACCAGAGCAACAGATGCTGCAGAGACAggagagggaggcagaggagg cTGCTTTAGCTAAAGGGATCTCAGAGGTCGAACCCTCAGTAATATCCCAAAACGGAGCGCCTCCTGGCAAGAAAAGCACTTCAGTCCCGTTACCAGAACTGGAGTACCGGGAAAAAGGGAAGGACAGTACCGCGAAAGAGCGCGagggcaaaaaacaaaacacaatcgGAATCAATAACAACAGTATTATACACGCACTGGACTCCAAACTACAGGAGACAGAGTATATTGAGAACTACGTCGGGACAAAGAGACTGAATAACGACCTGgcaggagaaaacacacacgCCGATACCAACACACACTCTGCTTCTAAAGAGGAAATGGGGGGAACGGGAAAGAACTACAAAAATGCCAGCGGAGGTGGTGGCAACATTTCCAACTCATCTCCGCGCAATCACAGTTCCACAAACGGGAGCGTCCCGCCAGGTTCCTCAAGCAGTAAGAATGAGAAAAAGCAGAAGGGGGCAGGGAAGGGTCAGAAGGACCCAGTGGAGAACTGCATCCCCAACAACCAGCTGGGCAAGCCGGACGCTTTAGTACG GCTGGAGCAGGACGTGAAGCGTCTGAAGGCAGATCTTCAGGCTAACAGACAGTTGGAGTCAGAGTTGCGGAGTCAGCTTTCTTCTCTGAGCAGCCAGGACCGCAGCCTTCGCTCTGAACTGGGCCAGCTCCGCCAGGACAACGAGCTGCTACAGAACAA gCTCCACAGTGCCGTCCAGGCCAAGCAGAAGGATAAGCAGACCATCTCCCAGCTGGAGAAGAGGCTAAAGGCTGAGCAGGAGGCTCGGGCCTTGGCTGAGAaacagctggctgaggagaggaagaggaagaagatggaggAGGCCACTGCTGCCAGAGCCGTAGCTTTAGCTGCTGCCACAAG AGTGGAGTCCACTGATTCCCTGCGTGGTCGTATCAGAGAGCTGGAGACAGAGTGCAAGAAGCTCAGCATGGACATGAAACTTAAGGAGGAACAGATTAGGGATCTAGAGGGCAAGTGTCAG GAGCTGCGGAAATATAAAGAAAACGAGAAGGACACAGAGGTGTTGATGTCTGCGCTGTCAGCCATGCAGGAGAAGACACAGCACCTGGAGAACAGCCTGAGTGCCGAGACCAGGATCAAACTGGACCTCTTCTCTGCACTGGGGGACGCCAAGAGGCAGCTGGAGATAGCACAAG GCCAGATCCACCAGAGGGAGCAGGAGATCGCAGAGCTGAAGCAGAAGATAGCAGAGGTGATGGCAGTGATGCCCAGTCTGTCCTACTCGTCAGACGGCAGCAACCTCAGCCCCGTCACCCCACATTACTCCTCCAAGTTCATGGACAATAGTCCCTCCTCCCTGGACCCCAACGCCTCAGTCTACCAGCCCCTCAAAAAGTGA
- the maco1a gene encoding macoilin-1 isoform X3, producing the protein MLTAMFICLSPCRNLSTFLYLKFLVVWVLVLLADFVLEFRFEYLWPFWLFIRSVYDSFRYQGLAFSVFFVCVAFTSDIICLLFIPVQWLFFAASTYVWVQYVWHTERGVCLPTVSLWILFVYIEAAIRFKDLKNFHVDLCRPFAAHCIGYPVVTLGFGFKSYVSYKMRLRKQKEVQKENEFYMQLLQQALPPEQQMLQRQEREAEEAALAKGISEVEPSVISQNGAPPGKKSTSVPLPELEYREKGKDSTAKEREGKKQNTIGINNNSIIHALDSKLQETEYIENYVGTKRLNNDLAGENTHADTNTHSASKEEMGGTGKNYKNASGGGGNISNSSPRNHSSTNGSVPPGSSSSKNEKKQKGAGKGQKDPVENCIPNNQLGKPDALVRLEQDVKRLKADLQANRQLESELRSQLSSLSSQDRSLRSELGQLRQDNELLQNKLHSAVQAKQKDKQTISQLEKRLKAEQEARALAEKQLAEERKRKKMEEATAARAVALAAATRVESTDSLRGRIRELETECKKLSMDMKLKEEQIRDLEGKCQELRKYKENEKDTEVLMSALSAMQEKTQHLENSLSAETRIKLDLFSALGDAKRQLEIAQGQIHQREQEIAELKQKIAEVMAVMPSLSYSSDGSNLSPVTPHYSSKFMDNSPSSLDPNASVYQPLKK; encoded by the exons ATGCTCACTGCTATGTTCATCTGCCTTAGTCCTTGTAGGAACTTGAG TACGTTCCTGTACCTGAAGTTCCTGGTAGTGTGGGTGTTGGTTCTCTTGGCTGACTTTGTGTTGGAGTTCAGGTTTGAGTACCTGTGGCCCTTCTGGCTTTTCATTCGAAGTGTCTACGACTCCTTCAGATATCAAGGACTG GCATTCTCAGTCTTCTTCGTATGTGTGGCGTTTACATCAGACATCATCTGCCTCCTCTTCATCCCCGTCCAATGGCTGTTTTTCGCTGCCAGCACCTACGTATGGGTCCAGTATGTCTGGCACACAG agagaggagtcTGTCTTCCTACTGTATCGCTGTGGATCCTCTTTGTGTACATCGAAGCTGCCATCCGCTTCAAAGATCTGAAGAACTTTCATGTAGACCTGTGCCGACCTTTTGCTGCTCACTG TATCGGCTATCCAGTGGTGACTCTGGGCTTCGGCTTTAAGAGCTACGTCAGCTACAAGATGCGACTGAGGAAACAGAAAGAAGTGCAAAAGGAGAATGAATTCTACATGCAGCTTCTACAACAGGCTCTACCACCAGAGCAACAGATGCTGCAGAGACAggagagggaggcagaggagg cTGCTTTAGCTAAAGGGATCTCAGAGGTCGAACCCTCAGTAATATCCCAAAACGGAGCGCCTCCTGGCAAGAAAAGCACTTCAGTCCCGTTACCAGAACTGGAGTACCGGGAAAAAGGGAAGGACAGTACCGCGAAAGAGCGCGagggcaaaaaacaaaacacaatcgGAATCAATAACAACAGTATTATACACGCACTGGACTCCAAACTACAGGAGACAGAGTATATTGAGAACTACGTCGGGACAAAGAGACTGAATAACGACCTGgcaggagaaaacacacacgCCGATACCAACACACACTCTGCTTCTAAAGAGGAAATGGGGGGAACGGGAAAGAACTACAAAAATGCCAGCGGAGGTGGTGGCAACATTTCCAACTCATCTCCGCGCAATCACAGTTCCACAAACGGGAGCGTCCCGCCAGGTTCCTCAAGCAGTAAGAATGAGAAAAAGCAGAAGGGGGCAGGGAAGGGTCAGAAGGACCCAGTGGAGAACTGCATCCCCAACAACCAGCTGGGCAAGCCGGACGCTTTAGTACG GCTGGAGCAGGACGTGAAGCGTCTGAAGGCAGATCTTCAGGCTAACAGACAGTTGGAGTCAGAGTTGCGGAGTCAGCTTTCTTCTCTGAGCAGCCAGGACCGCAGCCTTCGCTCTGAACTGGGCCAGCTCCGCCAGGACAACGAGCTGCTACAGAACAA gCTCCACAGTGCCGTCCAGGCCAAGCAGAAGGATAAGCAGACCATCTCCCAGCTGGAGAAGAGGCTAAAGGCTGAGCAGGAGGCTCGGGCCTTGGCTGAGAaacagctggctgaggagaggaagaggaagaagatggaggAGGCCACTGCTGCCAGAGCCGTAGCTTTAGCTGCTGCCACAAG AGTGGAGTCCACTGATTCCCTGCGTGGTCGTATCAGAGAGCTGGAGACAGAGTGCAAGAAGCTCAGCATGGACATGAAACTTAAGGAGGAACAGATTAGGGATCTAGAGGGCAAGTGTCAG GAGCTGCGGAAATATAAAGAAAACGAGAAGGACACAGAGGTGTTGATGTCTGCGCTGTCAGCCATGCAGGAGAAGACACAGCACCTGGAGAACAGCCTGAGTGCCGAGACCAGGATCAAACTGGACCTCTTCTCTGCACTGGGGGACGCCAAGAGGCAGCTGGAGATAGCACAAG GCCAGATCCACCAGAGGGAGCAGGAGATCGCAGAGCTGAAGCAGAAGATAGCAGAGGTGATGGCAGTGATGCCCAGTCTGTCCTACTCGTCAGACGGCAGCAACCTCAGCCCCGTCACCCCACATTACTCCTCCAAGTTCATGGACAATAGTCCCTCCTCCCTGGACCCCAACGCCTCAGTCTACCAGCCCCTCAAAAAGTGA